Proteins encoded in a region of the Bubalus bubalis isolate 160015118507 breed Murrah chromosome 9, NDDB_SH_1, whole genome shotgun sequence genome:
- the LOC102414480 gene encoding ubiquitin-conjugating enzyme E2 R2-like, with protein sequence MAQQQMTSSQKALMLELKSLQEEPVEGFRITLVDESDLYNWEVAIFGPPNTLYEGGYFKAHIKFPIDYPYSPPTFRFLTKMWHPNIYENGDVCISILHPPVDDPQSGELPSERWNPTQNVRTILLSVISLLNEPNTFSPANVDASVMFRKWRDSKGKDKEDAEIIRKQVSATKAEAEKDGVKVPTTLAEYCIKTKVPSNDNSSDLLYDDLYDDDIDDEDEEEEDADC encoded by the coding sequence atGGCCCAGCAGCAGATGACCAGTTCGCAGAAGGCCCTGATGCTCGAGCTGAAATCCCTGCAGGAGGAACCGGTGGAGGGCTTCCGGATCACCCTGGTGGATGAATCCGACCTCTACAACTGGGAGGTTGCCATCTTCGGACCCCCTAACACGCTTTACGAAGGCGGCTACTTCAAGGCACATATTAAATTTCCTATTGACTACCCATATTCACCACCTACCTTCAGATTCTTGACCAAAATGTGGCACCCCAACATTTATGAGAATGGAGATGTATGCATTTCAATTCTTCATCCACCTGTAGATGACCCACAGAGTGGAGAACTGCCCTCTGAAAGGTGGAATCCTACTCAAAATGTCAGGACTATCCTGTTAAGTGTAATCTCATTGCTTAATGAGCCCAACACCTTCTCCCCAGCCAATGTGGATGCTTCGGTTATGTTCAGGAAATGGAGGGACAgtaaaggaaaagacaaagaggaTGCTGAAATCATTAGGAAACAGGTGTCAGCCACTAAAGCCGAAGCAGAAAAGGATGGAGTGAAGGTCCCTACGACCCTGGCGGAATACTGCATCAAAACTAAAGTGCCTTCCAATGACAACAGCTCAGATTTGCTTTATGACGACTTGTACGACGATGACATTGATGatgaagatgaggaggaggaagatgccGACTGTTAG